From a region of the Myxococcaceae bacterium JPH2 genome:
- the sctR gene encoding type III secretion system export apparatus subunit SctR, whose product MTRVLTGLALLAPTASFAAGESLSQMSYAGNPVAMMGLLALMSLLPFAVLMLTSFSKIAVVLSLARSAMGTQQAPPTLVLTGLAAVLTGHIMAPVAEHMYDAGRVAYRDVDSGTEVLVAAARVSEPLRAFLLKHGSVEERARFADLARELRPPEEASQVKEEDVFVIIPAFVITELKEAFEIGFIVFLPFLVLDMVIANVLLALGMQTLSPSQVSLPFKILLFVAVDGWALLARGLILGYR is encoded by the coding sequence ATGACTCGGGTGCTGACCGGGCTGGCGCTGCTGGCGCCCACGGCCTCGTTCGCGGCGGGAGAGTCGCTGTCGCAGATGTCGTACGCGGGAAACCCCGTGGCGATGATGGGGCTGCTCGCGCTCATGTCGTTGCTGCCCTTCGCGGTCTTGATGCTGACGAGCTTCTCGAAGATCGCGGTGGTGTTGTCCCTGGCTCGCTCGGCGATGGGAACACAGCAGGCGCCGCCTACCTTGGTGCTCACGGGGCTGGCGGCCGTGCTGACCGGGCACATCATGGCGCCCGTGGCGGAGCACATGTACGACGCGGGGCGGGTCGCCTATCGCGACGTGGACTCTGGCACTGAGGTCCTGGTCGCGGCGGCTCGGGTCTCCGAGCCCCTGCGGGCCTTTCTGTTGAAGCACGGCAGCGTGGAGGAGCGTGCTCGCTTCGCGGACCTCGCGCGCGAGCTGCGGCCTCCCGAAGAGGCCTCTCAGGTCAAGGAGGAGGACGTGTTCGTCATCATCCCCGCCTTCGTCATCACGGAGCTGAAAGAGGCCTTTGAGATTGGCTTCATCGTCTTCCTACCCTTCCTTGTCCTGGACATGGTCATCGCCAATGTGTTGCTCGCCCTGGGGATGCAGACCTTGTCGCCCAGTCAGGTGAGTCTGCCCTTCAAGATCCTGCTCTTCGTCGCGGTGGATGGCTGGGCGCTGCTCGCGCGTGGGCTCATCTTGGGGTACCGGTGA
- a CDS encoding FliM/FliN family flagellar motor switch protein, whose amino-acid sequence MTNPFRASSSSQRSARPTWLAMRKLSRAHLLLSQRPDTAALGDAALRVACEALTRELDVSVSAEARVLESVLVPASGLAAGNVFAVLELSAVGGVAVLELEPSLVFSALGQLAGAGRRAAPLEALTRLEESTLVFLLLAVLSATRAQGVPHDLLGPRLLAVTARGADVVARMEARRRHVGIELRVRLGEVVGGARLVLPAHSLQVALQSLPRAPVREPASQWLSVAIPARCRAGRSRLSPGALESLRGRDVIVFEGVHREAGHIRGPGRLVTSGFALSGSFQSDGFSLNRAHSGASSQELVMVAGSESSEGMPPLPVDVEIELARVMLPLTELMGMRPGALVPLHINASDPVLLRVGERAVARAELVDIEGEVGARILALLP is encoded by the coding sequence ATGACGAATCCGTTTCGTGCCTCTTCTTCATCCCAGCGCAGCGCACGGCCGACCTGGTTGGCCATGCGCAAGCTCTCCCGTGCGCATCTGCTCCTGTCTCAGCGCCCGGATACGGCTGCGCTAGGGGATGCGGCACTGCGTGTCGCGTGTGAAGCGCTGACGCGCGAGCTGGACGTCAGCGTTTCCGCGGAGGCGCGGGTGTTGGAGTCGGTGCTCGTTCCGGCATCGGGGCTCGCAGCCGGAAATGTCTTCGCGGTGCTGGAGCTGTCCGCGGTGGGTGGAGTGGCGGTCCTGGAGCTGGAGCCCTCCCTGGTTTTCTCCGCGCTGGGGCAATTGGCGGGGGCAGGTCGCCGCGCCGCTCCGTTGGAGGCCCTCACCCGTCTGGAGGAGTCCACACTGGTGTTCTTGCTCCTCGCGGTGCTCTCGGCGACGCGAGCGCAGGGCGTGCCCCATGACCTGCTGGGACCGCGGCTGCTTGCGGTGACGGCGCGCGGTGCGGACGTCGTGGCACGGATGGAGGCGCGTCGGCGTCACGTGGGCATCGAGCTGCGCGTGCGTCTGGGGGAGGTGGTTGGAGGCGCGCGCCTCGTGTTGCCGGCGCACTCGCTCCAGGTCGCGCTTCAATCCCTGCCCCGTGCACCGGTGCGGGAGCCCGCGTCGCAATGGCTGTCGGTGGCGATTCCTGCGCGATGTCGCGCTGGACGGAGCCGGCTCTCGCCGGGCGCGCTGGAGTCCCTGCGAGGCAGAGACGTCATCGTTTTCGAGGGTGTGCACCGCGAGGCGGGCCACATCCGAGGTCCAGGGCGACTGGTGACCTCGGGGTTCGCCCTGAGCGGGTCGTTTCAGTCGGATGGTTTCTCGTTGAACCGCGCTCACTCGGGCGCGTCATCCCAGGAGTTGGTCATGGTCGCAGGCAGTGAGTCGAGCGAGGGAATGCCCCCGCTTCCCGTGGACGTGGAGATTGAGCTGGCCCGCGTGATGTTGCCGCTGACGGAGTTGATGGGGATGCGGCCGGGGGCGCTGGTCCCGCTGCACATCAACGCGAGTGATCCGGTGCTGCTGCGCGTGGGAGAACGGGCAGTCGCGCGAGCGGAGTTGGTCGATATTGAGGGCGAGGTTGGTGCCCGCATCCTCGCGCTGCTGCCATGA
- a CDS encoding flagellar biosynthetic protein FliR, whose protein sequence is MLNESLTALVPHLVAVALCASRLIPIAFLCPLLGGQAAPTSVKLALVLALSLFLHLEAGVSLPQLVETPFELGALVVREFVMGSVMGLVAALPFDSARMAGRMIDLVRGTSAEASLPVAGSRESATGEGLYNLLLALVVSGSAFPLVLSGLIRGFGVVRLGVFVPTEVAVVRVATWVGAAMTTGLAVGAPVAAAVLAVDCFLGMASRVAAQVDLKELGAPLRILGGGAVLWLGVGVMCERLLAGVMASGEALAWLGEKVQ, encoded by the coding sequence ATGCTGAACGAGTCACTGACCGCTCTGGTACCCCACCTCGTCGCGGTGGCGCTGTGCGCGTCACGTCTCATCCCGATCGCCTTTCTGTGCCCACTGCTCGGAGGGCAGGCCGCGCCCACTTCCGTGAAGCTGGCACTGGTGCTGGCGCTCTCGTTGTTCTTACACCTGGAAGCGGGCGTGAGCTTGCCGCAACTCGTTGAGACGCCTTTCGAACTGGGGGCGCTCGTGGTGCGGGAGTTCGTCATGGGCTCGGTGATGGGGCTGGTGGCTGCCTTGCCGTTCGACTCGGCGCGGATGGCGGGGCGCATGATCGATCTCGTCCGAGGCACGTCCGCGGAAGCGAGTCTGCCCGTGGCGGGAAGTCGCGAGTCCGCTACGGGGGAGGGGCTCTACAACCTGCTGCTTGCGCTCGTGGTTTCTGGGAGTGCCTTCCCGCTCGTTCTCTCCGGATTGATTCGAGGATTTGGTGTCGTGCGGCTGGGTGTCTTTGTGCCGACGGAAGTCGCCGTCGTGCGGGTCGCGACTTGGGTGGGGGCCGCGATGACGACAGGGCTGGCGGTGGGGGCGCCTGTCGCCGCCGCGGTGCTGGCGGTGGATTGCTTCCTGGGGATGGCCTCGCGAGTCGCGGCCCAGGTCGACTTGAAGGAGCTGGGCGCTCCGCTGCGAATCCTGGGAGGCGGAGCTGTTCTCTGGCTCGGTGTGGGCGTCATGTGCGAGCGATTGCTCGCGGGCGTCATGGCGAGCGGCGAGGCACTGGCCTGGCTTGGGGAGAAGGTTCAGTGA
- a CDS encoding flagellar biosynthetic protein FliQ, translated as MTQDMLLTLGREALLLMVLASLPPIGASLVVGFAASLFQATTQIQESTLSVVPKLCAAVAALVLAGPWIAAQLVRFTQQLLMLIAEVSL; from the coding sequence ATGACCCAAGACATGCTGCTCACCCTGGGGCGCGAGGCGCTGCTGTTGATGGTGCTGGCCTCGTTGCCTCCGATTGGCGCGAGTCTGGTGGTGGGCTTCGCGGCGAGCCTCTTTCAGGCCACGACGCAGATTCAGGAAAGCACGCTCTCGGTGGTGCCCAAGCTGTGCGCGGCCGTGGCGGCGCTGGTGCTCGCGGGACCGTGGATTGCGGCGCAGCTCGTTCGTTTCACCCAGCAACTCTTGATGCTCATCGCGGAGGTCTCGCTGTGA